The following coding sequences lie in one Streptomyces xiamenensis genomic window:
- a CDS encoding response regulator translates to MVDGFGPVMPRTGAEPSRREAPQGAPERREPIRVLVVDDHELFRRGLEIVLAQEEDIQVIGEAGDGAEAVEKAADLLPDIVLMDVRMPRRGGIEACTSIKEVAPSARIIMLTISDEEADLYDAIKAGATGYLLKEISTDEVTAAIRAVADGQSQISPSMAAKLLTEFKSMIQRTDERRLVPAPRLTDRELEVLKLVATGKNNRDIAKALFISENTVKNHVRNILEKLQLHSRMEAVVYAMREKILDLETG, encoded by the coding sequence ATGGTGGACGGCTTCGGGCCCGTGATGCCCCGCACCGGTGCGGAGCCGTCGCGGCGGGAGGCGCCGCAGGGCGCGCCCGAGCGGCGGGAGCCGATCAGGGTGCTGGTGGTGGACGACCACGAGCTGTTCCGGCGCGGCCTGGAGATCGTGCTCGCGCAGGAGGAGGACATCCAGGTCATCGGCGAGGCCGGGGACGGCGCGGAGGCGGTGGAGAAGGCCGCCGACCTGCTGCCCGACATCGTGCTGATGGATGTGCGGATGCCGCGGCGCGGCGGGATCGAGGCGTGCACCTCCATCAAGGAGGTCGCCCCCAGCGCGCGGATCATCATGCTGACGATCAGCGACGAGGAGGCGGACCTCTACGACGCGATCAAGGCGGGGGCCACCGGCTATCTGCTCAAGGAGATCTCCACCGACGAGGTGACCGCCGCGATCCGGGCGGTGGCCGACGGGCAGTCGCAGATCAGCCCCTCGATGGCGGCCAAGCTGCTCACCGAGTTCAAGTCGATGATCCAGCGCACCGACGAGCGGCGGCTGGTGCCCGCGCCCCGGCTCACCGACCGTGAGCTGGAGGTGCTGAAGCTGGTGGCCACCGGCAAGAACAACCGGGACATCGCCAAGGCGCTGTTCATCTCCGAGAACACCGTGAAGAACCACGTGCGCAACATCCTGGAGAAGCTTCAGCTGCACTCCAGGATGGAGGCCGTGGTGTACGCGATGCGGGAGAAGATCCTGGACCTGGAGACCGGCTGA
- the hpf gene encoding ribosome hibernation-promoting factor, HPF/YfiA family: MDIVVKGRKTEVPERFRRHVAEKLKLDRIQKFDGKVTSLDVEVSKEHNPRQADRSDRVEITLRHRGPVVRAEASAADPYGALDLAVEKLESRLRREHDKRKCRRGKGRIPASEVGDAVPDAAVINEDGELGAGPEEPEPAVTVRRTGSIEVQGDGPLVVREKTHTAAPMSLEQALEEMELVGHDFYLFVDIETKQPSVVYRRHGYDYGVIHLEADPLAEHAPVGAGAALGG, from the coding sequence GTGGACATCGTCGTCAAGGGCCGCAAGACGGAGGTACCGGAGCGATTCCGGAGGCACGTGGCCGAAAAGCTGAAGCTGGACCGTATCCAGAAATTCGACGGCAAGGTGACCAGCCTCGACGTGGAAGTGTCCAAGGAACACAATCCGCGTCAGGCCGACCGTTCCGACCGGGTGGAGATCACGCTGCGCCACCGCGGACCCGTGGTCCGCGCGGAGGCGTCGGCGGCCGATCCCTACGGTGCGCTCGACCTGGCCGTCGAGAAGCTGGAATCCCGGTTGCGCAGGGAGCATGACAAGCGCAAGTGCCGTCGCGGCAAGGGCCGCATCCCCGCCAGTGAGGTGGGAGACGCCGTCCCCGACGCCGCGGTGATCAACGAGGACGGCGAGCTGGGCGCGGGCCCCGAGGAGCCGGAGCCCGCGGTGACCGTACGCCGCACCGGATCGATCGAGGTACAGGGCGACGGGCCGCTCGTCGTCAGGGAGAAGACCCACACCGCCGCCCCCATGTCGCTGGAACAGGCGCTGGAGGAGATGGAGCTGGTGGGGCACGACTTCTACCTGTTCGTCGATATCGAGACCAAGCAGCCCAGCGTCGTCTACCGGCGGCACGGGTACGACTACGGCGTGATCCATCTGGAGGCCGATCCGCTGGCGGAGCACGCCCCGGTCGGCGCGGGAGCGGCGCTGGGAGGTTAG
- a CDS encoding ComF family protein, which produces MVVSLRGWWREIGDLVLPAACAGCGAARAVLCTGCRALLYGARAGTARRVRPAPEPAGLPPVYAAVEYAGEPRSVLLAHKERGALALAAPLGRALALSVTAVRAHGERVADAVGRGGGEVLALVPVPSARAATGRRGHDPVRRIAVAAAARLRREGLAVRVLPVLRQRRTVADQAGLGAEARRANLAGALTAEGSRVFAHGESVVLVDDVVTTGASLAEAARAVRAAGGRMLGAAVVAGTRSAREEPG; this is translated from the coding sequence GTGGTGGTGTCGTTGCGCGGCTGGTGGCGGGAGATCGGGGATCTGGTGCTGCCGGCGGCCTGCGCCGGGTGCGGTGCGGCACGGGCGGTGCTGTGCACCGGCTGCCGGGCGCTGCTGTACGGGGCGCGGGCCGGGACGGCGCGCCGGGTGCGGCCGGCGCCGGAGCCGGCCGGGCTGCCGCCGGTGTACGCGGCGGTCGAGTACGCGGGGGAGCCCAGGTCGGTGCTGCTGGCGCACAAGGAACGCGGGGCGCTGGCGCTGGCCGCGCCGCTGGGCCGGGCGCTGGCGCTGAGCGTAACGGCGGTGCGGGCGCACGGCGAACGGGTGGCGGACGCGGTGGGGCGCGGCGGCGGTGAGGTGCTGGCGCTGGTCCCGGTGCCCTCGGCGCGGGCGGCCACCGGGCGGCGTGGGCACGATCCGGTGCGCCGGATCGCGGTGGCGGCGGCGGCGCGGCTGCGACGCGAGGGTCTGGCGGTACGGGTGCTGCCGGTGTTGCGGCAGCGACGCACGGTGGCCGATCAGGCGGGCCTGGGGGCGGAGGCACGCAGGGCCAATCTGGCCGGCGCGCTGACCGCGGAGGGCAGCCGGGTGTTCGCCCACGGTGAATCCGTGGTGCTGGTCGATGACGTGGTGACCACCGGTGCGTCCCTTGCCGAGGCGGCACGCGCGGTCCGGGCGGCGGGCGGCCGGATGCTGGGAGCGGCGGTGGTCGCGGGGACACGGAGTGCCCGTGAGGAACCTGGGTAG
- a CDS encoding LpqB family beta-propeller domain-containing protein, with protein MAGERWRGGVKTVGVLLAGGLLVGGCAAMPSSGPVQRVDAAERAENESPVRIFGVSPQENATQQEIVRGFLEAITSDEAQFDTAREYLTPQRQRVWDPFASTTVLASGPNFTSRLPEGDLLAADGDTAESAETAVVDVGGTLLATVDAAHGYTPQEGGYREPFRLQRVEGEWRIDELPDGLIMSEADFQRNYHSVNTFYYADWGPETGKAGETAKALVADPIYVRWRIDPVGEAVRELLNGPGEWLAPVVRTEIPQDVGLAPERNAITMDSGTLTVALTGVDPGLHRDRCELMGAQVLYTVQEQSSGEVSEVRLTDGADGSRLCSLSRAEANGLAPGQLDARTGSSYFLDGEDRLLTVPDVDAEPQIVTGALGQGAVPLREAAVSRSEDRAAGITEDGRSLLVTEMWGIDPTPEPLTLSASADPETGLSRPSWDGLGDLWVADRDPAGPRLLRLSGGVGSPQEVPVEGLPAGQHIASVRVASDGVRVAMLLAGDDGSATLWMGRIHRAAAGEAVEVSVQGLRAVTPVLEKVTAASWAGVSKLVVVGRPADGVEQLQYLATDGSPASSSTMPGLVTGLAASEDDTLPLLAETADGIVRLQDQWRLVTEQGSAPFYPG; from the coding sequence GTGGCAGGTGAGCGGTGGCGGGGCGGCGTGAAGACGGTCGGCGTGCTGCTGGCCGGCGGGCTGCTGGTGGGCGGTTGCGCGGCGATGCCCTCCAGCGGTCCGGTGCAGCGGGTGGACGCGGCCGAGCGTGCCGAGAACGAGTCCCCGGTGCGGATCTTCGGGGTCTCGCCGCAGGAGAACGCGACGCAGCAGGAGATCGTCCGGGGCTTCCTGGAGGCGATCACCAGCGACGAGGCGCAGTTCGACACGGCGCGCGAGTATCTGACGCCGCAGCGGCAGCGGGTGTGGGACCCGTTCGCGAGCACCACGGTGCTGGCGTCGGGGCCGAACTTCACCAGCCGGCTGCCGGAGGGTGACCTGCTGGCCGCCGACGGCGACACCGCGGAGAGCGCCGAGACCGCGGTCGTCGACGTGGGGGGCACGCTGCTGGCGACGGTGGACGCCGCACACGGGTACACCCCGCAGGAGGGCGGCTACCGGGAGCCGTTCCGGCTCCAGCGGGTCGAGGGCGAGTGGCGGATCGACGAGCTGCCGGACGGCCTGATCATGAGCGAGGCCGACTTCCAGCGCAACTACCACTCCGTCAACACGTTCTACTACGCGGACTGGGGCCCGGAGACGGGCAAGGCGGGCGAGACCGCCAAGGCGCTGGTCGCCGACCCGATCTACGTACGTTGGCGCATCGACCCGGTCGGGGAAGCCGTCAGGGAACTGCTGAACGGGCCGGGGGAATGGCTGGCCCCGGTGGTGCGCACCGAGATCCCGCAGGACGTCGGCCTGGCGCCGGAGCGCAACGCCATCACCATGGACTCCGGGACGCTCACCGTGGCACTGACCGGCGTGGACCCCGGGCTGCACCGCGACCGCTGCGAGCTGATGGGCGCACAGGTCCTGTACACCGTGCAGGAGCAGTCCTCCGGCGAGGTCTCCGAGGTCCGGCTGACCGACGGTGCGGACGGCTCCCGGCTGTGCTCGCTCTCGCGCGCCGAGGCCAACGGCCTGGCACCCGGCCAGCTGGACGCCCGCACGGGCAGCTCGTACTTCCTGGACGGGGAGGACCGGCTGCTGACGGTCCCCGACGTGGACGCCGAGCCGCAGATCGTCACCGGTGCGCTGGGGCAGGGGGCCGTCCCACTGCGCGAGGCCGCCGTCAGCCGGAGCGAGGACCGGGCCGCCGGTATCACCGAGGACGGCAGATCGCTGCTGGTCACCGAGATGTGGGGCATCGACCCCACCCCCGAGCCGCTGACGCTGAGCGCCTCGGCCGACCCGGAGACCGGCCTGTCCCGCCCCAGCTGGGACGGGCTCGGCGACCTGTGGGTCGCCGACCGGGACCCGGCAGGACCCCGGCTGCTGCGGCTGTCCGGCGGAGTGGGCAGCCCGCAGGAGGTCCCGGTGGAGGGCCTGCCGGCCGGGCAGCACATCGCCTCGGTACGGGTCGCCTCGGACGGGGTGCGCGTCGCGATGCTGCTGGCCGGGGACGACGGCTCGGCCACGCTGTGGATGGGCCGGATCCACCGGGCCGCCGCCGGGGAGGCGGTCGAGGTCTCCGTGCAGGGCCTGCGCGCGGTCACCCCGGTCCTGGAGAAGGTCACGGCGGCCTCGTGGGCGGGGGTCAGCAAGCTGGTCGTCGTCGGGCGCCCGGCGGACGGCGTGGAGCAGTTGCAGTACCTGGCCACCGACGGCTCACCGGCCAGCTCCTCCACCATGCCGGGCCTGGTGACCGGTCTCGCGGCGTCCGAGGACGACACCCTGCCGCTGCTGGCGGAGACCGCCGACGGCATCGTCCGGCTCCAGGACCAGTGGAGGCTGGTGACCGAGCAGGGGTCGGCGCCGTTCTACCCGGGGTAG
- the mtrB gene encoding MtrAB system histidine kinase MtrB, with product MRIFGRWARGPLLPVLRLWRRNIQLRVVATTLLMSVAVVLVLGIVVMGQVRNGLLEAKRQTAISQADGGFAVAEDLANNAHDGSDPVSGQGITDPGSWMTGIVEQLASGGQGVYSVVALSSQLSSTSFTGEPGAAMRGPRASADIRPEESIPAELRQALDRDPATHRQYGTIVRPDGSSESALIVGRRLTDNDNGQYQLYYLFPFTQEEKSLSLVMGTIATAGIFLVVLLGAIAWVVVRQVVTPVRMAAGIAERLAAGRLKERMKVSGEDDIARLGESFNKMARNLQVKISQLEDLSRMQRRFVSDVSHELRTPLTTVRMAAEVIHEAREEFDPVTARSAELLLGQVERFESLLADLLEISRFDAGAASLEADHSDLRDVVHRVIEGAEPLAERKGSALLVRGAEAPVVAEVDARRIERVLRNLVVNAIEHGEGRDVVIRLAESGDGSAVALAVRDYGIGLGEGEAERVFNRFWRADPARARTTGGTGLGLSIAVEDARLHGGRLEAWGEPGGGAQFRLTLPKVAGGTLRGSPLPLEPGDARRRTVAIPAQGRGSAASGAAGGSGGSGPSGSVSTVEEDSGRGR from the coding sequence ATGCGGATATTCGGCCGGTGGGCGCGTGGCCCGCTGCTGCCGGTGCTGCGCCTGTGGCGGCGCAATATCCAGCTGCGGGTGGTGGCGACCACACTGCTGATGTCGGTTGCGGTGGTGCTCGTGCTGGGCATCGTCGTCATGGGGCAGGTGCGCAACGGGCTGCTGGAGGCGAAACGGCAGACGGCGATAAGCCAGGCCGACGGCGGGTTCGCGGTGGCCGAGGACCTGGCGAACAACGCGCACGACGGCTCCGACCCGGTCTCCGGCCAGGGGATCACCGATCCCGGGTCGTGGATGACGGGGATCGTGGAGCAGCTGGCCTCCGGCGGCCAGGGTGTGTACTCGGTGGTGGCCCTCAGCTCGCAGCTGTCGTCGACCTCGTTCACGGGGGAGCCGGGCGCGGCGATGCGCGGGCCGCGGGCGTCGGCGGACATCCGGCCCGAGGAGAGCATCCCGGCCGAGCTGCGGCAGGCGCTGGACCGTGATCCGGCCACGCACCGGCAGTACGGCACGATCGTGCGCCCGGACGGCAGCTCGGAGTCGGCGCTGATCGTGGGGCGGCGGCTGACGGACAACGACAACGGCCAGTACCAGCTGTACTACCTCTTCCCGTTCACGCAGGAGGAGAAGTCGCTCAGCCTGGTGATGGGGACCATCGCGACCGCGGGGATCTTCCTGGTGGTGCTGCTGGGCGCGATCGCCTGGGTGGTGGTCCGCCAGGTCGTGACGCCGGTGCGGATGGCGGCCGGGATCGCCGAGCGGCTGGCGGCCGGGCGCCTGAAGGAACGGATGAAGGTCAGCGGCGAGGACGACATCGCGCGGCTGGGCGAGTCGTTCAACAAGATGGCCCGCAATCTCCAGGTGAAGATCTCCCAGCTGGAGGATCTCTCCCGGATGCAGCGGCGATTTGTCTCGGATGTGTCCCACGAGCTGCGGACCCCGCTCACCACGGTGCGGATGGCCGCCGAGGTCATCCACGAGGCGCGCGAGGAGTTCGACCCGGTGACGGCCCGCTCGGCGGAGCTGCTGCTGGGGCAGGTGGAGCGGTTCGAGTCGCTGCTGGCGGATCTGCTGGAGATCAGCAGGTTCGACGCGGGGGCGGCGAGCCTGGAGGCGGACCACAGCGATCTGCGCGATGTGGTCCACCGGGTGATCGAGGGCGCCGAGCCACTGGCGGAGCGCAAGGGCAGCGCGCTGCTGGTGCGCGGCGCCGAGGCACCGGTGGTCGCCGAGGTGGACGCGCGGCGGATCGAGCGCGTGCTGCGCAATCTGGTGGTCAACGCCATCGAGCACGGCGAGGGCCGTGACGTGGTCATCCGGCTGGCGGAGTCCGGGGACGGTTCCGCGGTGGCGCTCGCGGTGCGCGACTACGGGATCGGGCTCGGTGAGGGCGAGGCGGAGCGGGTGTTCAACCGGTTCTGGCGGGCCGATCCGGCGCGGGCGCGTACCACCGGCGGCACGGGCCTTGGCCTGTCGATCGCGGTGGAGGACGCCCGGCTGCACGGTGGGCGTCTGGAGGCGTGGGGCGAGCCGGGTGGCGGCGCGCAGTTCCGGCTGACGCTGCCGAAGGTGGCGGGCGGGACGCTGCGCGGGTCGCCGTTGCCGCTGGAGCCGGGGGACGCGCGGCGGCGGACGGTGGCGATTCCGGCTCAGGGCCGGGGCAGCGCTGCCTCCGGTGCCGCCGGCGGTTCCGGCGGGTCCGGTCCGTCGGGCTCCGTGTCGACGGTGGAGGAGGACAGCGGCCGTGGCAGGTGA
- the mtrA gene encoding two-component system response regulator MtrA: MKGRVLVVDDDTALAEMLGIVLRGEGFEPSFVADGDKALAAFREIKPDLVLLDLMLPGRDGIEVCRLIRGESGVPIVMLTAKSDTVDVVVGLESGADDYIVKPFKPKELVARIRARLRRSEEPAPEQLAIGDLVIDVAGHSVKRGGTTISLTPLEFDLLVALARKPWQVFTREVLLEQVWGYRHAADTRLVNVHVQRLRSKVEKDPERPEIVVTVRGVGYKAGSS, translated from the coding sequence ATGAAGGGACGCGTACTCGTCGTCGATGACGACACCGCGCTGGCGGAGATGCTCGGCATCGTGCTGCGCGGCGAGGGATTCGAACCGTCGTTCGTGGCAGATGGCGACAAGGCGCTGGCGGCCTTCCGGGAGATCAAACCGGATCTGGTGCTGCTCGACCTCATGCTGCCCGGCCGGGACGGTATCGAGGTGTGCAGGCTGATCCGCGGTGAGTCCGGGGTGCCGATTGTCATGCTGACGGCGAAGAGCGACACGGTGGATGTCGTGGTCGGCCTGGAATCGGGCGCCGACGACTACATCGTCAAGCCGTTCAAGCCCAAGGAGCTGGTGGCACGGATCCGGGCGCGGCTGCGCCGGTCCGAGGAGCCCGCGCCCGAGCAGCTGGCCATCGGCGATCTGGTGATCGACGTGGCCGGTCACTCGGTGAAGCGCGGCGGTACGACGATCTCGCTGACCCCGCTGGAGTTCGACCTGCTGGTGGCGCTGGCGCGCAAGCCGTGGCAGGTCTTCACACGCGAGGTGCTGCTGGAGCAGGTGTGGGGGTACCGGCACGCGGCCGATACGCGGCTGGTGAACGTGCACGTGCAGCGTCTGCGTTCCAAGGTGGAGAAGGACCCGGAGCGGCCGGAGATCGTCGTGACGGTGCGGGGGGTCGGTTACAAGGCCGGATCCAGCTGA
- a CDS encoding DUF7544 domain-containing protein codes for MSDAPGWTSPGSQPPEHDPDTTTAPPAQPQPSQPQGWTAGPGVPPQGGSYGQPGYGQQPGSYPGQQPGGPGHHPGYGQQPPAGWGAPPPTWGPKEYAAKPGVIPLRPLGLGEILDGAVSTARAHWRTVLAISLGIAIVIQLLSGFAMKLWLSESSGIAALENNPDPTTEELRDGLLDLGAFSSVAGIAMLVGSVLATAMLTIVVSRAVLGRSVTLGEAWDDSRRQLGRLLGLTLLTGLIIVAAVCVPVLLGVLLGSPAVAILGMIAGIVLAVWLWVRLSLAAPALMLERQGVLTALRRSYKLVSNSWWRIFGIQLLITILITMVAGILEFPFTILAELAGSGSVDGFISGSLTDVTWTYLLISGIGGVLGSAITLPISAGVAALLYIDLRIRREALDLELARAAGITPHPGS; via the coding sequence GTGAGTGACGCGCCAGGCTGGACCTCGCCCGGCTCCCAGCCGCCGGAGCACGACCCGGACACCACCACGGCCCCGCCCGCGCAACCGCAGCCCTCGCAGCCGCAGGGCTGGACCGCAGGTCCCGGCGTCCCGCCCCAGGGCGGCTCGTACGGCCAGCCCGGGTACGGACAGCAGCCCGGTTCGTACCCCGGCCAGCAGCCCGGCGGCCCCGGCCACCACCCAGGCTACGGCCAGCAGCCCCCCGCCGGCTGGGGGGCACCGCCCCCCACCTGGGGGCCCAAGGAGTACGCCGCCAAGCCCGGCGTCATCCCGCTGCGCCCGCTCGGCCTCGGCGAGATCCTCGACGGCGCCGTCTCCACCGCCCGCGCACACTGGCGCACCGTCCTGGCCATCTCCCTCGGCATCGCCATCGTCATCCAGCTGCTCTCCGGCTTCGCCATGAAGCTGTGGCTCTCCGAGAGCTCCGGCATCGCCGCCCTGGAGAACAACCCCGACCCCACCACCGAAGAACTGCGGGACGGCCTCCTGGACCTCGGCGCCTTCAGCTCCGTCGCCGGCATCGCCATGCTGGTGGGCAGCGTCCTGGCCACCGCCATGCTCACCATCGTCGTCAGCCGCGCCGTCCTGGGCCGCAGCGTCACCCTCGGCGAGGCCTGGGACGACTCCCGACGCCAGCTGGGCCGCCTCCTCGGCCTCACCCTGCTCACCGGCCTCATCATCGTCGCCGCCGTCTGCGTCCCCGTACTGCTCGGCGTCCTGCTGGGCAGCCCCGCCGTCGCCATCCTCGGCATGATCGCCGGCATCGTCCTCGCCGTCTGGCTGTGGGTACGCCTGTCCCTCGCCGCCCCCGCCCTGATGCTCGAACGCCAGGGCGTCCTCACCGCCCTGCGCCGCTCCTACAAGCTCGTCAGCAACTCCTGGTGGCGCATCTTCGGCATCCAGCTGCTCATCACGATCCTCATCACGATGGTCGCCGGCATCCTCGAATTCCCCTTCACGATCCTCGCCGAACTCGCCGGCTCCGGCAGCGTCGACGGCTTCATCAGCGGCTCCCTGACCGACGTCACCTGGACCTACCTGCTGATCTCCGGCATCGGCGGCGTCCTGGGCTCCGCCATCACCCTCCCCATCAGCGCGGGAGTCGCCGCCCTCCTCTACATCGACCTGCGCATCCGCCGCGAAGCCCTCGACCTGGAACTGGCCCGCGCCGCCGGCATCACCCCGCACCCGGGAAGCTGA
- a CDS encoding DUF4129 domain-containing protein, with the protein MISFAMTGDGDGPPLTIDREAAREAAERELSQQIYAEHEPGLVRRVFNWVLDQIFGALESVAFHAPGGWLGILILTLVVIGLLIALRLRLGALRTARSATGGTLFDNRPRTAAEHRADAARHAQLGRWDQAVQEQLRALIRSLEERALLDPRPGRTANEATADAARVMPALATRLRAAATTFDAVTYGGTHATPTDHHELRDLDETVLRTKPDLTGAGAPR; encoded by the coding sequence ATGATCAGCTTCGCCATGACCGGTGACGGCGACGGACCGCCGCTCACCATCGACCGCGAGGCCGCCCGCGAGGCGGCCGAGCGCGAACTGTCCCAACAGATATACGCCGAACACGAACCCGGCCTCGTCCGCCGGGTCTTCAACTGGGTCCTCGACCAGATCTTCGGCGCGCTCGAATCCGTCGCCTTCCACGCCCCCGGCGGCTGGCTCGGCATCCTCATCCTCACCCTCGTCGTCATCGGCCTCCTCATCGCCCTGCGGCTGCGCCTGGGCGCCCTGCGCACCGCCCGTTCGGCCACCGGCGGCACGCTGTTCGACAACCGCCCCCGCACCGCCGCCGAACACCGCGCCGACGCCGCCCGGCACGCCCAGCTCGGCCGGTGGGACCAGGCCGTCCAGGAACAACTGCGCGCCCTCATCCGCTCCCTGGAAGAACGCGCCCTCCTGGACCCCCGCCCCGGACGCACCGCCAACGAGGCCACCGCCGACGCCGCCCGCGTCATGCCCGCCCTCGCCACCCGGCTGCGCGCCGCCGCCACCACCTTCGACGCCGTCACCTACGGCGGCACCCACGCCACCCCCACCGACCACCACGAACTGCGCGACCTGGACGAGACGGTGCTGCGTACCAAACCCGACCTCACCGGCGCCGGAGCCCCCCGATGA
- a CDS encoding DUF4350 domain-containing protein: protein MTATDTGADTGTSVSPDARRLWRRGRGLLIAAAALLITGLVLALLRSGDNGTLHPDSAAPLGSRAVNQLLTDHGIDITVAHTSEEVLAELDRLDRNDWPAATLLITHPENLAPERRDALRRETLRTGTRTVLAGAGPDTAAAFTPGIEVAPSAPTGELDPGCATDLTERAGSAQLGGHRYLLPPDTDRATAAAACYPFAGLPTLVTHHAGGPSETVLLGAPDLLYNANLDAYGNASLALQLLGAREHLIWYLPTAADAPGSGQDRSLTDLMAPGWRWAALQLAIAAALTAFWRGRRLGPVVTERLPVSVRAAETTEGRARLYHRNGARDRAAEALRSAARTRLAPRVGVAPAAAHSPEDLLHALAAHTHRAAADLHALLFGPAPADDPALVALADDLDALEASLTPDPKDPSQ, encoded by the coding sequence ATGACCGCCACCGACACCGGCGCGGACACCGGCACCTCCGTCTCCCCCGACGCCCGACGGCTGTGGCGACGCGGCCGCGGACTGCTCATCGCCGCCGCCGCCCTCCTGATCACCGGCCTCGTCCTGGCCCTGCTCCGCTCCGGCGACAACGGCACCCTGCACCCCGACTCCGCCGCCCCGCTCGGCAGCCGCGCCGTAAATCAGCTCCTCACCGACCACGGCATCGACATCACCGTGGCCCACACCTCCGAAGAGGTGCTCGCCGAGCTGGACCGCCTGGACCGCAACGACTGGCCCGCCGCCACCCTCCTCATCACCCACCCCGAAAACCTCGCCCCCGAACGCCGCGACGCCCTGCGCCGCGAAACCCTGCGCACCGGCACCCGTACGGTCCTGGCCGGCGCGGGCCCCGACACCGCCGCCGCCTTCACCCCCGGCATCGAGGTCGCCCCGTCCGCCCCCACCGGCGAACTCGACCCCGGCTGCGCCACCGACCTCACCGAGCGGGCCGGCAGCGCCCAGCTCGGCGGCCACCGCTACCTCCTGCCGCCCGACACCGACCGGGCGACCGCCGCCGCGGCCTGCTACCCATTCGCCGGGCTGCCCACCCTCGTCACCCACCACGCCGGCGGCCCCTCCGAAACCGTCCTGCTCGGCGCCCCCGACCTCCTGTACAACGCGAACCTGGACGCCTACGGCAACGCCTCCCTGGCCCTGCAACTCCTCGGCGCCCGCGAGCACCTCATCTGGTACCTGCCCACCGCCGCCGACGCCCCCGGCAGCGGCCAGGACCGCAGCCTCACCGACCTCATGGCCCCCGGCTGGCGCTGGGCCGCCCTCCAGCTCGCCATCGCCGCCGCGCTCACCGCGTTCTGGCGCGGCCGGCGCCTGGGCCCCGTCGTCACCGAACGGCTCCCCGTCTCCGTACGCGCCGCCGAGACCACCGAGGGCCGCGCCCGCCTCTACCACCGCAACGGCGCCCGCGACCGCGCCGCCGAAGCCCTGCGCTCCGCCGCCCGCACCCGCCTCGCACCCCGCGTCGGCGTCGCCCCGGCCGCCGCCCACTCTCCCGAGGACCTGCTGCACGCGCTCGCCGCCCACACCCACCGGGCCGCCGCCGACCTGCACGCCCTCCTCTTCGGCCCGGCCCCCGCCGACGACCCCGCGCTCGTCGCCCTCGCCGACGACCTCGACGCCCTGGAAGCAAGCCTCACCCCCGACCCGAAGGACCCGAGCCAGTGA
- a CDS encoding AAA family ATPase: protein MTSPTGTAEPTPSSPRTALEALRGEIGKAVVGQDAAVTGLVVALLCKGHVLLEGVPGVAKTLLVKTLATALELDTKRVQFTPDLMPSDITGSLVYDTRTAEFSFQAGPVFTNLLLADEINRTPPKTQASLLEAMEERQVSVDGTPRPLPEPFLVAATQNPVEYEGTYPLPEAQLDRFLLKLTLPLPSREQEIDVLNRHAAGFDPRDLGAAGVRTVAGPGELAAAREEVAKVTVSPEISGYVVDLCRATRTSPSLALGVSPRGAKALLSTARAWAWLSGRAFVVPDDVKALALPTLRHRVRLRPESEMEGISADTVISGLLAHVPVPR, encoded by the coding sequence GTGACCAGCCCGACCGGAACCGCCGAGCCCACCCCGTCCTCCCCCCGCACCGCCCTGGAGGCCCTGCGCGGCGAGATCGGCAAGGCCGTCGTCGGCCAGGACGCCGCCGTCACCGGCCTGGTCGTCGCCCTGCTGTGCAAGGGCCACGTCCTCCTCGAAGGCGTCCCGGGCGTCGCCAAGACCCTGCTGGTCAAGACCCTCGCCACCGCACTCGAACTCGACACCAAGCGCGTCCAGTTCACCCCCGACCTGATGCCCTCCGACATCACCGGCTCGCTGGTCTACGACACCCGCACCGCCGAGTTCTCCTTCCAGGCCGGCCCGGTCTTCACCAACCTCCTCCTGGCCGACGAGATCAACCGGACCCCGCCCAAGACCCAGGCCTCCCTGCTCGAAGCCATGGAGGAACGCCAGGTCTCCGTCGACGGCACCCCCCGCCCGCTCCCCGAGCCCTTCCTGGTCGCCGCCACCCAGAACCCCGTCGAGTACGAGGGCACCTACCCTCTCCCCGAGGCCCAGCTCGACCGCTTCCTCCTCAAGCTGACCCTGCCGCTGCCCAGTCGCGAGCAGGAGATCGACGTCCTCAACCGGCACGCCGCCGGCTTCGACCCCCGCGACCTCGGCGCCGCGGGCGTGCGCACCGTCGCCGGTCCCGGGGAACTCGCCGCCGCCCGCGAGGAGGTCGCCAAGGTCACCGTCTCCCCCGAGATCAGCGGCTACGTCGTCGACCTGTGCCGCGCCACCCGCACCTCGCCCTCCCTCGCCCTGGGCGTCTCCCCGCGCGGTGCCAAGGCCCTGCTGTCCACCGCCCGCGCCTGGGCCTGGCTGTCCGGACGCGCCTTCGTCGTCCCCGACGACGTCAAGGCCCTCGCCCTGCCCACCCTGCGGCACCGCGTCCGGCTGCGCCCGGAGAGCGAGATGGAGGGCATCAGCGCCGACACCGTCATCAGCGGCCTCCTCGCGCACGTCCCGGTCCCCCGCTGA